aacaaaaagaaaatatacagttATTTAGAAAAAGAACTTTAACAGGTTATCAATAGCGTGATAGCAAactaagaaataagaaatatatgttaacttgatggatttgcaatgaaaaaaaaatactgtagcCATCCTGAAACATTTGAAAGCATGACAGAATAATTATACAAAacactttatttaaaaaagtaaagacACTGACTACATTGTACTAAGTAATGGAATATGACTAGATATACTGGAACATTATGAAATACACTCAGATATAGGAACTATTGTTAATCGAGGATATTACAGAAATGTCCTTTTATATTGGACgagttgaaaataataataaaatgcgaggctctgtctaGCATtgcatcaattttattcaacgagtttaataaattcagtgttgAAAGACACACATCTAATATTAGTATTCGTTTtgtcacatgtaagcttttcctgctgagatgtcaaaatgtcttctttctttacctattatagaatGCACTCAGTATTTTCCTGtaagttttgaataatatttagtatttgttgttttgatgttCAGTGTAATCCATGTATCTATAAATATATCGTTTTGGTACTATTAATTTAAAATCTATTAAGTAGTTTGACATACAATGTCTTAGTACAGTGTAGTCATTAACTCTATGTTTTGCCATATTACAAATGATATAAAAGGTATTTaacgatatttttaaatgttacaaaatgatgaCTGTATAtgtttcttcattttatatccaTCATATTGATACATATTTCTCATATCTTAGTCTACCACCTACTATAGTTCACATTCTTAACAGCCGTTTACAATTTCATGAATTCAAATGTGAAAATCTTACTTGaaatacctgaaaatttattttcgtGCACTAGTTTCTGTTTAGTATCAAATTTCAACAGTTAACATTTTATTAATGAGCACATAAGTGCCTTACCATAACGCATGTATTtctgaagttaaaaaaaagtatgCTTTATCATGCCCATAAATGACGGCATTTTACGGTCTCACAAAACAAAGGATTAATATCCATTAGGAAAACCCATGTCTAAAAAGGTAGCTCTCAGGTCATATATCTGTATTTAGTGCATGGATGTGTGCACGGATGTATACATAGCtaatatatacacaaaaatacatagatAAAACGTAATAATGGACAACAATAAAGAAgcaatcaaataaaacaaaacgtaATTAAGAAACTGATTTATTGAGTTTAATACCTAATTTATAGTTACATTACggaatatagaaaaaagtaatgaATGTTTCAGTTGATTTCTTGGTCGACAAAAAAGTCGTAGAATTAAtagtttaaagtttaaacatatCTCTTTTTTTAATTATGACATTTTGACTTATCAGCCCAGTCAACACGCGTCGAATATATACTGGTAATGTAATTCAAACTGTCGGCCGACGATtaaaggagtcatgtaataatgtttttttttttgttattctgtCCCAGTTTCATAATTTTCAGTCCCCTGTGTACATATACGAACGTTAACTGGTACTAGTAAGAGATCAAAAATGACATCTGGTACCTGCATTTATACGTTCTGTTTCAAAATCTCCAGAAGCAAATGGTTCAATTAAAGAAAAAGATAGGAAGATATTTAATTGACTTAAAAATAAAGGCCTCAagcatattattttcatttttatttaccattgaACCAAACCACTTCTAGATTATTGTCTACAGTGTACTGTGTACGAACAGGATTTAGTTGATAAACTTTTTGTATGGAAGTAATGATGTGTGCTGAATTAAATGGATTCATATGTTTCATAAAACATACACATGATTTAAACAAAGTATTAACAATCACGAGAGTAAATCTGTATGTGTTACAATTAAGCGTTTGGTTTGTCATGGGATTTCATCGTCGAGAAGTTAAGTACAAGACTTCGAATCACTTGGACCTCATCTCTGTGGGTTCTAGTCCTTCCCGGGTCGTCATTTAAAGAAGCTATCCACCTTGACCTAAATTTTCCGGTGAAATTGctttttaaacatattcattgtataatagagttccgcttgagCCGATGCTAGAGGGCGCGAGGACTGCTTCATTACCTCCAATAAACTGACTCACTCAAAACGAGCCtgcaatttattttgttttcgctCAGTCACTTATTTTCGTATTGTCCCTAGAATTTaacaatttatatgaaaataacattGAAGCATAACATGAATATGCATGTTCATCTATTTCAAAGAAATTGCATCTGTTGAACCCATGTATTTATCTACCCCAACATATTTACAAGTTCTATTTTCGAAATGCTCAGACACAGTGCAAGAATTGTGCGAACActctttatatagaaaaaaatatattattgggTAAAAAATACCTATCCATGATATTGAAAATCTTCACTTCATATTTGAGCGAGTATTTCTAATATACAGATTGCATGCTTTTGTGGTACTAGTCTTGGAATATTATACTATTTACAGAAACAAactatttaatttattaatacaAATGTTCGTCAATAAATAATCAATCCATCAGTCAGTTTATCAATCTGAGTCTATATCAGTCGAAACAAATAGTCTTTCAAATAGTTTGTTTCATGAGGCATATTCAAAACATACTTTTTGTATGTATCATCTCTGTctaccaattttttaaaaacatttactaTCGCCCAAAGTTTATTGAATTTTCATTACTGTAATATGTTAAATAGGATTGTggtaaataactaaataaattaaataaaactatatTCGTTCTTAAATATTCAACGTTTCTGCCGTAAGGTATGCAATAACCAACGTTTAATACATACAATCGGAAGAttataaatcattgttttattttgcaccaaaacttgAATATGTATCATCGGTCTTTACAGTCTCTGTGCTGTCATTTGTTATGCAATTATACGTTGAATCGTCATCACATAATGCTTGATCTTTACTTTTAGTCCCCTGAATGCCGTAAATGTTATCTGTTTTAGATTGTTTTACATTACCGCCTAAATGATGATACTCGCCATCATCCATATCATCAGATTTATTATAAATGCTATCGGCTTGTCCATCAAAACAAATTGGTTTATTTGCCACTGTACTTGAATCGTACATGCCTGCATCGTCAATGACCTTGTCATTGGGAAATGCAGACTTAGGTCCGCTTCCAGCAAAAGCCTTATCATATGTTGTATCTTTATCCGTATCtagtttattatatacattttctgACTTAGCTGTTACAGAATCTTGACGGACATCTGTTGTATCGTAGACAGTATCTTCAGTTGCTGTATCGTACGTTACACTTATATTGTCGTGTTCTTTTCGTCCCGGTTCCAGGATAAAGTAGTCATTTCTACTTTGAGATTCATTTGGCATTGCAAGCTCGAGGTTGTCGTTATCAGTTTCAGTTGTTTGGTAGGTTGTATTGTTGTGGCTACGGGAACATTCTTGGCTGGCCGTTTTTCGTCTAATAGATCGAATAGAGAGTGATATTTACCGAtggtaaaacaaattttgaacaaatgaatgcatataaatataaagatatttaCGAAACTGAattataatttgttttgaaaaagtaatGGCAAATTcagtaaataacaattttcaaatCGATAGTCCATTTGATCCGGGATATTGTTGAATATGCCGCAAAATACTGAGGTATGTAgtatttagaaataatatttcAGTAAGGTTAGGATCGAATTCTATATAACAGAAGCGTGCTAGTTTTATTCATTTAGACGCGACGAAGAGGATATACGCCCAACGTTTTAATTAAACGAAGGCTTAGTCCAAGCGCATCATTCCGCGAGGCGTATAACTGATTAAGAATTATTCAGTTAATTACAATACCCTTTTgcttaatattatttttgatacTGATATAGcttacaatttataaaatagattATCCTATACTGGAGTCATCAGTGGTGATTATTCTGATAACAGAGTACTCATAACATTCGTTTCATATGTATACCGGTTGCAAACACGCTAAATTtaagaaaactttaagaaaaaaattatcatttattcaaTGCATTAAATGACGGGAATATCAAGTTGTCTTAGTACTACTACAAATAAGTATATCACTTTTCCTCCacataaatttttgttttcgttACTTTCTTTCTGattgtgaaaaaataataaaagctttACCTCCTCCTTACGAAACATATCAGCAAAACTATGGCAACAGCAATAAGTATCACAGATACCGAAACTCCTACAGCGATGTATATACCATAGTTATCCCCAGCTACAATAAAGAttataaaatctaaaacattctttttggaagcatagaatgcaaccaagcaaaataatagcagacccggtttgactATGTCTGGCAATGAAAGAGCAACACCCAGCACATGGTTAGAGCGcaattttatttcatagatattGCACAGACCCGATGATCCAAAAGGACCTGAATATATAACAGCACTGAAATAATAAGCCTTAACTATCACAGCAGCTTTCTTAGAGTACTGTGTAGCGGCTGTTTAAATTCTACCCGTTTTTTTTGGCTTAGAGTTTATATTATTTCCTTTGGAGTCAGGGAGTATATTCCGTTTATCTGCAATAGAATTCCGGTTACACCGGTGCTAGTAGGCTTGgtggatgttgcacatttcattacctctatgAACAGGTTCAAGcacaccgagtctgctattattttgcctggttgcgttctatgcttccaactaattttcttacagatttattATTCATGAAGATACTGCTAGTTACATCACTATATATCTAAGTCTGATAGCCTTTTGTTCACATATGGGGGGTTCTCTATTTTCAGTTACACAGATCCGGAATCAAAAACATATCTGctattgaaaaataattaaaaaaaaagtgaaaacctgtgttaaatatttatgaaagaacCAAAGTAGATTTTAACGTTtcaaatatatctaaaaagaTCTTTACCCTTTTGCAAACACCTATTCTGTATTTATTACAAAGTCCACTTTTACACAGAATAAAACATGTATTGTCTTCAAGTGTGAACATGCCATTTCCTGTGCGAAGGGTGTGTATAAGGTAATGAAGCTTACATTTATATGATTAATATATATGAATGATATGATttcaaagttttgaacaaattcatTACCTGTATTACTTGTATTCGGCAAAGCTGGAGAAGCAGAACTtgaaaattgtgttgtttttacCGATAATGATTCGCTCTTTGTTACATGAGTCATTTGTGTCTTTTTCCTGTTTCTGTCTGAAGTAGaacgatatataaaaataacacaaaCACTACAATTACAAATAATCTGTATGCTTCCATAATAAGATATATACGGTTATGCTTACTCAGTTATCCTTAAAGTGTGGAAAAATACGTTTTTCTTAATAGCACTGTAAATGAAAATATCCACTTACCATTCGGTTTGAGTTGAAAGAAATAACAAAAGCTGTCTAAAacctcaaaaataaaatatttcagaaaattaaaaattaaattatatctTTCTGTGAGTAGGATTTGTGTTAGGAGATATTTGAGTTTTTTCGGCTAGCTTGACTCACGTGTGAATGTACAACATTTTAagctaaaatgattttttttctagagATCAAATAGAATTTACTGTACATGCACTTAGACCTCTTTCACTTGCATCTCTCGAtgattaaattacaaataattcattcatttgacaaataaaaataaagaacgtttgtaatattttgaagtgcttatttttataaatatttcacttTGCACAAATAAGATACCTTGTACGCAAAGTAGTCTTTTCATCGAATCGGCCTCTGCAAACCTTAATTTCACACTGGTGTTTCCCTCTTTTGTCAAATAGCCGAGTTGCTTTTTATCGTGTCTCCTTTCCTCTGAAATTTGAAGGTAACAGATAATTGTTAAGATTCATCGAAAtatgtttgcttgtttgttttgagtttaacgccgtttttcaacagtatttcagttgaaacggtgggcagttaaccttaacAGTGTTCCTGTATGCTGTTCCAGTGATGACCTTCTGTCttcaagtaactgctaacttctccACGAGAATCAGAGGTAGCGGACGattgatttcaggcacaatgtgtTTTTTATAAAACCGTCAAAGAGAACACACACGGCGCTATGAGATCAAAGATCTACGCTCTCCCTCTGTTGAACTAAGCGGGTGGGCTTCATCAAAATATGACTTAAACAAACGTTTACTGCTATTGTATACCTGAATTTCATGTTTACTTCTAaaacgttttaatgaaaatatgttcCGTGTCGCCTTAGTGTAGTTGCCTGATTCTAAATTCCGTTTTAACTAAGAGCAAAGCaaattttattcataataaaaatcatatttttgtcaGTGAAATATACTGACAATTAAGCTTATCTATTTCAAGACAATGAATACACGTTGATACACGTTATATGATCATCCACCTTTGCCTTAGTCGGGAGATATTTAGCGTTACAAATTCATAATTcctaaatatttcatatattcatTGAATAAATTTCTGATTATGAAAAGAAATTGCAAACAAATGATAACTGCCCAAAAGTTAATCCTTAAAGAATAcggaaaatattttataagattTTGCTATTTTTTATGTAAACTTAAAGCATATATCTTTACCTGgaatatttgcattgtatttgtaaactacatttgttttgaaaagtCCAGTCCATAACTGTGCTTTAGTTCCTTTCATAACATCCTTTGAATTTGAATATAATGTTGGGAAACGTCCATTGTGAAAGCAAGTATTTGCGGCATCTATCCACGAACAATATTCTGACGTGCCTTTGCATCTTACGTTCTCAACGCGACCATCTATGTacagcaaaacaaaatactagtagataaactttaaacaaaaattctacaacaaacagttaaagataaaataaaatatcatttcgtTGCTCT
The Mercenaria mercenaria strain notata chromosome 10, MADL_Memer_1, whole genome shotgun sequence genome window above contains:
- the LOC123559443 gene encoding uncharacterized protein LOC123559443 isoform X2, with the translated sequence MSKNVLLLGILTTVLGQGTFYVPSNKSYWADYGKECVPATPKVDAAISNSSNVYDVDNLIIDLPDNEDVWVGYYQVVRVFEYIGCVEHRSFFAIDPQFIKIKGDPGHCFPGCSESTIIGVTKTRCYCLGDVYNLTKHTQAWCTDKCNNPAVACGQDRAPVKYSYISIYKINPHVTASSIQPVKLTSPGNRDCLHLDPNVPKTFYWDICTFSRKAMCFYDGRVENVRCKGTSEYCSWIDAANTCFHNGRFPTLYSNSKDVMKGTKAQLWTGLFKTNVVYKYNANIPEERRHDKKQLGYLTKEGNTSVKLRFAEADSMKRLLCVQAGDNYGIYIAVGVSVSVILIAVAIVLLICFVRRRRKTASQECSRSHNNTTYQTTETDNDNLELAMPNESQSRNDYFILEPGRKEHDNISVTYDTATEDTVYDTTDVRQDSVTAKSENVYNKLDTDKDTTYDKAFAGSGPKSAFPNDKVIDDAGMYDSSTVANKPICFDGQADSIYNKSDDMDDGEYHHLGGNVKQSKTDNIYGIQGTKSKDQALCDDDSTYNCITNDSTETVKTDDTYSSFGAK
- the LOC123559443 gene encoding uncharacterized protein LOC123559443 isoform X3, giving the protein MSKNVLLLGILTTVLGQGTFYVPSNKSYWADYGKECVPATPKVDAAISNSSNVYDVDNLIIDLPDNEDVWVGYYQVVRVFEYIGCVEHRSFFAIDPQFIKIKGDPGHCFPGCSESTIIGVTKTRCYCLGDVYNLTKHTQAWCTDKCNNPAVACGQDRAPVKYSYISIYKINPHDGRVENVRCKGTSEYCSWIDAANTCFHNGRFPTLYSNSKDVMKGTKAQLWTGLFKTNVVYKYNANIPEERRHDKKQLGYLTKEGNTSVKLRFAEADSMKRLLCVQDRNRKKTQMTHVTKSESLSVKTTQFSSSASPALPNTSNTAGDNYGIYIAVGVSVSVILIAVAIVLLICFVRRRRKTASQECSRSHNNTTYQTTETDNDNLELAMPNESQSRNDYFILEPGRKEHDNISVTYDTATEDTVYDTTDVRQDSVTAKSENVYNKLDTDKDTTYDKAFAGSGPKSAFPNDKVIDDAGMYDSSTVANKPICFDGQADSIYNKSDDMDDGEYHHLGGNVKQSKTDNIYGIQGTKSKDQALCDDDSTYNCITNDSTETVKTDDTYSSFGAK
- the LOC123559443 gene encoding uncharacterized protein LOC123559443 isoform X1 — its product is MSKNVLLLGILTTVLGQGTFYVPSNKSYWADYGKECVPATPKVDAAISNSSNVYDVDNLIIDLPDNEDVWVGYYQVVRVFEYIGCVEHRSFFAIDPQFIKIKGDPGHCFPGCSESTIIGVTKTRCYCLGDVYNLTKHTQAWCTDKCNNPAVACGQDRAPVKYSYISIYKINPHVTASSIQPVKLTSPGNRDCLHLDPNVPKTFYWDICTFSRKAMCFYDGRVENVRCKGTSEYCSWIDAANTCFHNGRFPTLYSNSKDVMKGTKAQLWTGLFKTNVVYKYNANIPEERRHDKKQLGYLTKEGNTSVKLRFAEADSMKRLLCVQDRNRKKTQMTHVTKSESLSVKTTQFSSSASPALPNTSNTAGDNYGIYIAVGVSVSVILIAVAIVLLICFVRRRRKTASQECSRSHNNTTYQTTETDNDNLELAMPNESQSRNDYFILEPGRKEHDNISVTYDTATEDTVYDTTDVRQDSVTAKSENVYNKLDTDKDTTYDKAFAGSGPKSAFPNDKVIDDAGMYDSSTVANKPICFDGQADSIYNKSDDMDDGEYHHLGGNVKQSKTDNIYGIQGTKSKDQALCDDDSTYNCITNDSTETVKTDDTYSSFGAK
- the LOC123559443 gene encoding uncharacterized protein LOC123559443 isoform X4, which codes for MGRILSGCVEHRSFFAIDPQFIKIKGDPGHCFPGCSESTIIGVTKTRCYCLGDVYNLTKHTQAWCTDKCNNPAVACGQDRAPVKYSYISIYKINPHVTASSIQPVKLTSPGNRDCLHLDPNVPKTFYWDICTFSRKAMCFYDGRVENVRCKGTSEYCSWIDAANTCFHNGRFPTLYSNSKDVMKGTKAQLWTGLFKTNVVYKYNANIPEERRHDKKQLGYLTKEGNTSVKLRFAEADSMKRLLCVQDRNRKKTQMTHVTKSESLSVKTTQFSSSASPALPNTSNTAGDNYGIYIAVGVSVSVILIAVAIVLLICFVRRRRKTASQECSRSHNNTTYQTTETDNDNLELAMPNESQSRNDYFILEPGRKEHDNISVTYDTATEDTVYDTTDVRQDSVTAKSENVYNKLDTDKDTTYDKAFAGSGPKSAFPNDKVIDDAGMYDSSTVANKPICFDGQADSIYNKSDDMDDGEYHHLGGNVKQSKTDNIYGIQGTKSKDQALCDDDSTYNCITNDSTETVKTDDTYSSFGAK